One genomic region from Arthrobacter sp. YN encodes:
- a CDS encoding heavy-metal-associated domain-containing protein → MSQTIQTNVNVSGMTCGHCVSSVSEELESLTGVENVAVDLNPGGLSTVTITSTKELSPSEIGEAVAEAGYLVVANEA, encoded by the coding sequence ATGAGCCAGACCATCCAGACCAACGTCAACGTTTCCGGCATGACCTGCGGCCACTGCGTCTCCAGCGTGAGCGAAGAACTTGAGTCACTCACCGGCGTCGAGAACGTGGCTGTGGACCTCAACCCCGGTGGACTGTCCACCGTAACCATCACCTCAACCAAAGAGCTCTCGCCATCTGAAATTGGCGAAGCCGTGGCAGAAGCCGGCTACCTGGTGGTAGCCAACGAAGCTTAG
- a CDS encoding YdcF family protein — protein sequence MLNLVLGLLFAGLFLASYQSDRRRLRNGVLLLVAVWLLLQAILDFLIDLNPWFEWLNLVVVVVPVVSIFVFAGFLIANGITMVRREGPGISSFLPIAVGLAVFLAPVVAFLFVLSGQPVLAGLAALAFFLCAYLGCAFVVFLGYALVYSRMRFSANPAAVIVLGSGLIDGKVPPLLAARLNKALEIYDGGAPVRPVLVPSGGQGPDEPRPESTAMKEYLVAKGAASGDVLEENQATTTRENLAYSVALLAEKGIQGPLLVCTNNYHVLRAALLSRRQKINAEVVGAPTARYFVPSAFLREFVAVMRDNRLTNMVLCLPMFGVALLITVALMNSSVV from the coding sequence ATGCTGAACCTGGTCCTTGGACTTCTCTTCGCGGGGCTCTTCCTTGCCTCCTACCAGTCCGATCGGCGCAGGCTCCGCAACGGGGTGCTGCTCCTGGTGGCGGTATGGCTCCTGTTGCAGGCCATCCTGGACTTCCTGATCGACCTGAACCCGTGGTTCGAATGGCTGAACCTGGTGGTAGTGGTGGTTCCGGTGGTGAGCATTTTTGTGTTCGCGGGCTTCCTGATCGCCAACGGGATCACGATGGTCCGCAGGGAAGGCCCCGGCATCAGCAGCTTTCTCCCCATTGCGGTGGGGCTGGCGGTGTTCCTCGCTCCGGTGGTCGCGTTCCTCTTCGTCCTGAGCGGGCAGCCCGTCCTGGCAGGCCTCGCCGCGTTGGCCTTCTTCCTCTGCGCTTACCTGGGCTGCGCCTTTGTGGTGTTCCTCGGGTATGCCCTGGTGTATTCAAGGATGCGCTTCAGCGCGAATCCGGCGGCCGTCATTGTCCTGGGTTCCGGTTTGATCGACGGCAAAGTCCCGCCGTTGCTCGCCGCGCGCCTGAACAAAGCTTTGGAAATTTACGACGGCGGCGCACCGGTCAGGCCGGTCCTGGTGCCTTCCGGGGGTCAAGGCCCGGATGAACCCCGGCCCGAGTCCACGGCAATGAAGGAGTATCTGGTGGCAAAGGGCGCTGCTTCCGGCGACGTGCTGGAAGAAAACCAGGCCACCACCACCCGCGAGAACCTGGCCTATTCCGTGGCCTTGCTTGCTGAAAAGGGAATCCAAGGGCCCTTGCTGGTGTGCACCAACAACTACCATGTACTCCGCGCTGCCCTCCTGTCCCGACGCCAGAAGATCAACGCGGAGGTAGTGGGTGCTCCGACCGCGAGGTACTTCGTGCCCAGCGCCTTCCTTCGCGAGTTCGTGGCCGTGATGAGGGACAACCGCCTGACCAACATGGTCCTTTGCCTGCCGATGTTCGGGGTTGCCCTGCTCATCACGGTGGCACTGATGAACTCGTCCGTGGTCTGA
- a CDS encoding heavy metal translocating P-type ATPase — protein sequence MSTQETFNQPAHRVIELDIEGMTCASCVNRVERKLGKLEGVEASVNLPLESAHVTVPATVTDQQIVDTVNATGYKATVRQAPPQNTREPRPHEHHHGNEAPEAEHDAGHENHMEHGPSASTLRPRLIVAALLTVPVFAISMIPALQFANWGWIVGALALPVVSWAAWPFHRAAAINARHFASTMDTLVSIGVIAAYLYSAWQLFADPRMTEHPGMESMSGGGLYFEVAAVVTTFLLLGRYLEANAKAKAGNALKALLNLGAKDATILVDGVEQKIPADQLLVDDVIVVRPGEKIATDGVVTDGASAVDASLVTGESVPVEVGPGSAVTGATINTSGRLLVRATRVGSDTTLAQMGRLVSQAQTGKAPIARLADRISSVFVPIVLVIALVTFLLWLFFSGDLNAAFTAAVAVLVIACPCALGLATPVGLLTGTGRGAQLGILIKGPQVLEDTRHVDTILLDKTGTVTSGKLAVDHTVALNGHSAATVLTLAGAVEAASEHPIAHAIAASAQEALHDAGSLPRVEGFSSAPGGGVRGTVALDGVTRTVVVGRSGWLEENSVTLDSGHREALTAQENGGATAIWVAIDGQPAGIVSLSDTIKPGSAAAIQKLKELGIRPILLTGDNAAVATQVAVAVGISPEDVFAGVLPEGKVEAVRKLQASGATVAMAGDGVNDAAALAQSDLGIAMGSGTDVAIEASDLTVMGSDLGQLVQAIELSRKTLSTIKTNLFWAFFYNAIGIPVAALGFLNPMIAGAAMAASSVLVIANSLRLRSFGK from the coding sequence TTGAGTACCCAGGAGACTTTCAACCAACCTGCACACAGGGTCATTGAACTGGACATCGAGGGCATGACCTGCGCCTCGTGCGTCAATCGAGTGGAACGAAAACTGGGCAAACTTGAAGGCGTCGAGGCAAGCGTCAACCTGCCCCTCGAATCAGCCCACGTCACCGTCCCGGCAACCGTGACGGACCAGCAGATCGTCGACACGGTCAACGCGACGGGCTACAAAGCCACCGTCCGCCAAGCCCCACCCCAAAACACCCGCGAACCCCGCCCCCACGAGCACCACCACGGCAACGAGGCTCCGGAAGCAGAGCATGATGCCGGGCACGAAAATCACATGGAGCACGGCCCCTCCGCATCGACACTCCGGCCCCGCCTGATCGTCGCCGCCCTCCTGACCGTTCCCGTCTTCGCCATCTCGATGATCCCAGCCCTCCAGTTCGCCAACTGGGGTTGGATTGTCGGGGCGTTGGCCCTGCCGGTGGTGAGCTGGGCGGCCTGGCCTTTCCACAGGGCTGCTGCCATCAACGCCCGCCACTTCGCCTCTACGATGGACACGCTCGTGTCCATCGGTGTGATCGCCGCGTACCTCTACTCTGCGTGGCAGTTGTTCGCGGACCCCCGGATGACTGAACACCCCGGCATGGAGAGCATGTCCGGCGGCGGGCTGTACTTCGAGGTCGCCGCCGTGGTCACCACGTTCCTGCTGCTGGGGCGCTACCTTGAAGCGAACGCGAAGGCCAAGGCCGGTAATGCCCTCAAGGCCCTGCTGAATCTGGGCGCAAAGGATGCCACGATCCTGGTGGACGGCGTGGAGCAGAAGATTCCTGCCGATCAGCTGCTGGTGGACGACGTCATTGTGGTCCGCCCAGGCGAGAAGATCGCCACCGACGGCGTGGTCACTGATGGCGCTTCCGCCGTCGACGCTTCACTGGTCACGGGCGAATCGGTGCCGGTCGAAGTCGGCCCTGGCAGCGCGGTGACGGGCGCTACCATCAACACGTCCGGCCGCCTGCTGGTCCGTGCAACCCGTGTTGGTTCGGACACGACGCTCGCCCAAATGGGTCGTCTGGTCAGCCAGGCACAGACCGGAAAAGCGCCCATTGCCCGGCTCGCGGACAGGATCAGTTCTGTCTTTGTGCCGATCGTGCTGGTGATTGCCCTGGTCACGTTCCTGTTGTGGCTGTTCTTCTCGGGCGACCTCAACGCAGCTTTCACGGCCGCGGTCGCTGTCCTCGTTATTGCTTGCCCCTGCGCCTTGGGTCTGGCCACTCCCGTCGGCCTGCTGACGGGGACGGGCCGCGGTGCTCAGCTCGGCATTCTGATCAAGGGCCCACAGGTCCTTGAGGACACCCGGCACGTGGACACTATCCTGCTGGACAAGACGGGCACCGTGACCAGCGGCAAGCTCGCCGTGGACCACACTGTTGCACTGAACGGCCATTCAGCGGCCACCGTCCTGACATTGGCAGGGGCCGTTGAAGCCGCTTCCGAGCACCCGATCGCCCACGCGATCGCCGCCTCGGCGCAAGAAGCACTGCACGACGCCGGCAGCCTGCCTCGCGTAGAGGGCTTCAGTTCCGCTCCAGGCGGCGGCGTCCGGGGAACCGTTGCGCTGGACGGCGTGACCAGGACTGTTGTCGTCGGACGCTCCGGCTGGCTCGAGGAGAACAGCGTCACGCTCGATTCAGGTCACCGTGAAGCACTTACCGCGCAGGAAAACGGTGGTGCCACAGCAATCTGGGTTGCCATCGACGGCCAGCCTGCCGGCATTGTCAGCCTGAGCGACACCATCAAGCCCGGCTCTGCAGCAGCAATCCAGAAGTTGAAGGAACTGGGCATCCGCCCCATCCTGTTGACCGGGGACAACGCCGCCGTAGCCACCCAGGTGGCTGTCGCCGTCGGGATTTCGCCTGAGGACGTATTCGCCGGTGTTCTGCCGGAGGGCAAGGTCGAGGCTGTCAGGAAGCTGCAGGCTTCCGGCGCTACGGTGGCCATGGCCGGTGACGGCGTCAACGACGCTGCAGCCTTGGCGCAGTCGGACCTTGGCATCGCCATGGGCTCGGGCACGGATGTAGCCATCGAAGCATCCGATCTGACGGTGATGGGGAGCGATCTTGGTCAGCTGGTGCAGGCGATTGAGCTGTCCCGCAAGACCCTGTCCACCATCAAGACCAACCTGTTCTGGGCGTTCTTCTACAACGCGATCGGCATCCCGGTGGCAGCCCTCGGGTTCCTGAACCCGATGATCGCCGGCGCAGCAATGGCAGCGAGCTCGGTGCTGGTGATAGCGAACTCGCTGAGACTGCGGTCTTTCGGGAAGTAG
- a CDS encoding EamA family transporter, with protein MSAPTTKADAQGFLASGLGIALFSSAVFGTSGSFAKSMLETGWSPGAAVAVRLTGAALILLIPAVVVLRGRWHQLKDNWLTILLFGLIGVAGCQLFYFNAVARLSVGVALLLEYLAPVMIVLWLWIASRRRPRALTAVGALLSLGGLVLVLDLTGAVKVDFIGVLWGMAAAVCLVIYFFITAKENDTLPPLVLASGGLMVGALVMWLVGLLGLLPMTFSTADTTLGPWTTPWWVSAVGLIILATVLAYVSGIMAARSLGSKVASFVSLTEVLFAVIWAWLLLGELPGPIQLLGGLFIVGGVVLVRVDELRGDRRTAAGQPAEAAARVLDHPNDVEPVPSGSVTKAPRS; from the coding sequence GTGTCAGCTCCAACGACGAAGGCTGATGCACAAGGTTTCCTGGCATCAGGACTCGGCATCGCACTCTTTTCTTCCGCTGTCTTTGGCACGTCCGGCTCGTTCGCCAAGTCGATGCTGGAAACCGGTTGGTCACCCGGCGCCGCTGTTGCCGTGCGCCTCACCGGTGCCGCGCTGATTCTGTTGATTCCCGCCGTCGTGGTTCTCCGAGGACGCTGGCACCAACTCAAGGACAACTGGCTGACCATCCTGCTGTTCGGCCTGATCGGCGTCGCAGGATGCCAGCTCTTCTACTTCAACGCCGTCGCGCGGTTGTCCGTGGGCGTCGCTTTGCTGCTGGAGTACCTGGCTCCGGTGATGATCGTCCTGTGGCTGTGGATCGCAAGCCGCCGCCGGCCCCGGGCCCTTACCGCTGTGGGCGCCCTCCTTTCACTGGGTGGCCTGGTCCTGGTGCTCGACCTGACCGGCGCCGTGAAGGTGGACTTCATTGGTGTTCTTTGGGGCATGGCCGCGGCCGTATGCCTGGTGATCTACTTCTTCATCACTGCCAAGGAGAACGACACCCTGCCTCCGCTGGTGCTCGCGTCCGGCGGGCTCATGGTGGGTGCGCTGGTGATGTGGCTGGTCGGCCTGCTGGGTTTGCTGCCCATGACGTTCAGCACCGCCGATACAACCCTGGGACCGTGGACAACGCCGTGGTGGGTGTCCGCAGTCGGACTCATCATCCTGGCCACTGTCCTCGCCTATGTTTCCGGGATCATGGCCGCGCGGAGCCTGGGTTCCAAAGTGGCATCGTTCGTGTCCCTGACCGAAGTTCTGTTCGCCGTGATCTGGGCATGGTTGCTGCTGGGCGAGCTCCCCGGTCCCATTCAGCTGCTGGGCGGCCTTTTCATAGTGGGCGGCGTCGTCCTGGTCCGCGTCGATGAGTTGCGGGGAGACCGTCGCACAGCTGCCGGCCAGCCCGCTGAGGCGGCGGCCCGGGTCCTGGACCACCCGAACGACGTCGAACCCGTCCCGTCAGGGTCCGTCACCAAAGCGCCACGCAGCTGA
- a CDS encoding DUF2277 domain-containing protein: MCRNIRTLHNFEPHATNAEVEAAALQYVRKISGSTKPSKANEEAFAEAVHEIAHITQHLLDSLVSHAPAKNREEEAAKAKARSAVRFGTA, encoded by the coding sequence ATGTGCCGCAATATCAGGACCCTGCATAACTTCGAACCGCATGCTACGAACGCCGAAGTGGAGGCCGCAGCGCTGCAATACGTACGCAAGATCAGCGGATCCACCAAGCCTTCCAAAGCCAACGAGGAAGCCTTCGCCGAGGCGGTCCACGAGATCGCCCACATTACGCAGCATCTCCTGGACTCCCTGGTGAGCCACGCTCCGGCGAAGAACCGGGAAGAGGAAGCAGCAAAAGCAAAGGCCCGGTCGGCCGTCCGTTTCGGGACGGCCTAA
- a CDS encoding iron chaperone — MTASSISEYIDQYDGDVQQRLLTVYQMIKSAVPAEAVESISWRMPTFKLGVEPLFFFTGTKRHVGFYPTPQAITHFSTALSDYGTTEHAIQLPHNAPLPIELIQEIIDWRLQQLPSDEA; from the coding sequence ATGACAGCGAGTTCCATCAGCGAGTACATCGACCAGTACGACGGCGACGTACAGCAACGATTGCTGACCGTGTACCAGATGATCAAGTCGGCCGTACCGGCTGAAGCGGTGGAATCGATCAGTTGGCGCATGCCCACGTTCAAACTCGGCGTCGAGCCATTGTTCTTCTTTACCGGAACCAAGCGCCACGTCGGGTTCTACCCCACACCGCAGGCGATCACGCACTTCTCAACGGCTTTGAGCGACTACGGAACCACCGAGCACGCCATCCAACTGCCCCACAATGCCCCGCTCCCCATCGAGCTCATCCAGGAGATCATCGATTGGCGGCTGCAGCAATTGCCTTCAGACGAGGCATGA
- a CDS encoding CGNR zinc finger domain-containing protein yields MLFAPDTEVALRSVVNLINTAANGEESLATLEDLNTFLDAEEFTGSRVNSPAELTSIKRLRSELAALWSADEDTAAKSVNKLLIDAKALPQLVKHDHWDWHLHATTPEAPLADRMGTEAAMAIVDVIRSREMDRMRVCAAEDCDAVVLDLSRNRSKLYCDTGNCANRAHVAAYRARKAAEGE; encoded by the coding sequence GTGCTTTTTGCGCCTGACACCGAAGTAGCCCTTCGCAGCGTCGTCAATCTCATCAACACGGCCGCCAACGGAGAGGAATCGCTCGCCACACTGGAGGACCTCAACACCTTCCTGGACGCCGAAGAGTTCACGGGCTCCAGGGTTAACTCCCCTGCGGAACTGACCAGCATCAAGCGTCTCCGCAGCGAACTCGCAGCGCTCTGGAGTGCCGACGAGGACACGGCCGCCAAGTCCGTCAACAAGCTGCTGATCGATGCCAAGGCACTCCCCCAACTTGTGAAACATGACCACTGGGACTGGCACCTCCACGCCACCACTCCTGAAGCTCCGCTGGCAGACCGGATGGGCACAGAAGCAGCCATGGCCATCGTCGACGTCATCCGCAGCAGGGAAATGGACCGCATGCGCGTGTGCGCGGCCGAGGACTGCGACGCCGTGGTACTGGACCTCAGCCGCAACCGCTCCAAGCTCTACTGCGACACCGGCAATTGCGCCAACCGCGCCCACGTCGCGGCCTACCGGGCCAGGAAGGCCGCCGAGGGCGAGTAA
- a CDS encoding metal-sensitive transcriptional regulator encodes MSTPDLSMGQPDAPPTEVDPEHAAPHGYTSNKDAYLKRLKRIEGQVRGIARMVEDDKYCIDILTQVAAATKALHAVSLGLVEEHIGHCVVGAASEPNPEARAEQIDAKVKEATDAIGRLLR; translated from the coding sequence ATGAGCACGCCAGATCTGAGCATGGGCCAACCAGACGCACCCCCCACCGAGGTGGATCCGGAGCACGCCGCACCCCACGGGTACACCAGCAACAAGGATGCCTACCTCAAACGATTGAAACGGATCGAGGGGCAAGTCCGCGGAATAGCGCGGATGGTGGAGGACGACAAATACTGCATCGACATCCTCACCCAAGTAGCCGCCGCCACCAAGGCCCTCCATGCCGTCAGCCTTGGACTCGTAGAAGAACACATCGGCCACTGTGTGGTCGGCGCTGCCTCCGAGCCCAACCCCGAAGCCCGCGCCGAACAGATCGACGCCAAAGTGAAGGAGGCCACCGATGCCATCGGGCGCCTGCTGCGGTAA
- a CDS encoding DUF308 domain-containing protein, with the protein MTLPATPAQTPSASAAGLWKPVLIRATVVLLFGAVTIFWASPSVHVLAWAVGLYLLATAGAVWMSRALPAAVPAVMALGGIGALVTQSDAGVALSAMLALLVLGLLEVVHGIRKRDSLARDWLVSGVISVGTAVLLPFFTSLGAHALLGVAGGGAIISGVLWILSGLTLRHDSKASSGGTAQAAGPSASPEAVN; encoded by the coding sequence GTGACTCTCCCAGCGACTCCTGCCCAGACTCCTTCTGCCTCCGCGGCCGGACTCTGGAAACCCGTGCTGATCCGTGCCACGGTGGTACTGTTGTTTGGCGCGGTCACCATCTTCTGGGCTTCCCCGTCCGTGCACGTCCTGGCGTGGGCCGTGGGCCTGTATTTGCTTGCGACTGCCGGGGCCGTGTGGATGTCCCGCGCTTTGCCGGCGGCGGTGCCTGCGGTGATGGCGCTCGGCGGAATTGGCGCACTGGTCACCCAGTCTGATGCGGGCGTCGCTCTTTCAGCCATGCTGGCGCTGCTGGTGCTGGGCCTCCTCGAGGTGGTGCACGGCATCAGGAAGCGTGATTCCCTGGCTCGCGACTGGCTGGTTTCCGGCGTCATTTCCGTTGGCACGGCCGTTTTGCTGCCGTTCTTCACCTCGCTCGGGGCCCATGCGCTGTTGGGTGTTGCCGGCGGCGGGGCCATCATTTCCGGCGTGCTGTGGATCCTGTCCGGGCTGACCTTGCGGCATGATTCCAAGGCAAGCTCCGGTGGCACGGCCCAGGCTGCTGGGCCCAGTGCTTCGCCCGAGGCCGTAAACTAG
- a CDS encoding alpha/beta fold hydrolase — protein MAVFILIHGGGSTAWDWHLVRPLLESAGHGVIAVDLPIEDDGAMLEDYTRAATGAADGARHTIVVGHSLGGFTAPLVSNELTSDGLVYLSAMIPLPGETFGDWWTNTGHDRETIPEEAFFNLVPDDLAQQARDKERDQQGAWMSGPWPGRHPDVPTLAILCRDDLFFPAPFMRRQVQDRLGIEPVEIPGGHYATLSHPGAVAAALNQFAQQIAHP, from the coding sequence ATGGCGGTTTTCATACTGATTCATGGCGGCGGTTCCACGGCGTGGGACTGGCACTTGGTCAGGCCCTTGCTCGAATCGGCGGGCCATGGGGTCATCGCGGTCGACCTCCCCATCGAAGACGACGGCGCGATGCTTGAGGACTACACCCGCGCGGCAACCGGGGCGGCCGACGGCGCGCGGCACACCATAGTTGTGGGCCACTCGCTGGGCGGCTTTACGGCACCCTTGGTCAGCAATGAACTCACGTCCGACGGCCTGGTGTACCTCTCGGCAATGATTCCCCTGCCGGGCGAGACCTTCGGTGACTGGTGGACCAATACCGGGCATGACCGCGAGACCATCCCCGAAGAGGCGTTCTTCAACCTCGTCCCGGATGATCTTGCACAGCAAGCCCGGGACAAGGAGCGCGATCAGCAGGGGGCCTGGATGTCAGGACCTTGGCCTGGCCGGCATCCGGACGTGCCCACACTGGCCATTCTGTGCCGTGACGACCTGTTCTTTCCAGCGCCGTTCATGCGGCGCCAAGTACAGGATCGGTTGGGAATCGAACCGGTGGAAATCCCGGGCGGCCATTACGCCACACTGAGCCACCCGGGCGCTGTGGCGGCGGCGTTGAACCAGTTCGCCCAGCAGATCGCGCATCCTTAG
- a CDS encoding WXG100 family type VII secretion target produces the protein MAIWGADVDQLRQLGNKLKAGAENIEQQRSQLKGALDGTDWKGPDADKFRGEWDSQHASNLKKVADALREAGDRAQKNAEQQQQASN, from the coding sequence ATGGCTATTTGGGGTGCAGATGTTGATCAGCTTCGTCAGCTCGGTAACAAGCTGAAGGCAGGTGCCGAGAACATCGAGCAGCAGCGTTCACAGCTGAAGGGTGCTCTCGACGGCACCGACTGGAAGGGCCCGGACGCTGACAAGTTCCGCGGCGAGTGGGACAGCCAGCACGCTTCGAACCTGAAGAAGGTTGCCGACGCACTTCGCGAAGCCGGCGATCGCGCTCAGAAGAACGCTGAGCAGCAGCAGCAGGCCTCCAACTAA
- a CDS encoding FG-GAP-like repeat-containing protein, translating into MRRFSDRGRSRWGTLVAAAGVASLLISGLPTSPAAADIVADIIDVGPEASDVAVNPVTNTVYVTTRDGLTVINGKTQATVKITTGSTPVAVAVNTATNKIYLSLKSDPSAPGSVAIVNGATHAVARVTVGAAPGELVIDQKTNKIYAGTLDGVSVINGSTNASTIINSGSVSTLVINQVTHRLYTLGGGGLNVIDTATNAVTRIDLGTNAMPSYLAVNQVTNKVYVAVRARQYAALEVVDGATNQAGGMFSDLNASPTSLSVDEKNNRVYFGRTSLGDGTISSRTGLLAIFDDGGPGRVDIRTGAAPGAIAVNGTTNKVYFEAGYRGTTVVDGKSFALSTLSHPFTGTLAVNEATNKIYASNWQGSVTIIDGNSPTPLKNDFSGDRKTDLLARDASGVLWLYPGNGAAGWLPRTQVGSAWNSMTAVVSPGDFNGDKKPDVLARDGAGHLWMYPGNGAGGWLARVHVGSGWNAITAIVTPGDFNGDGTADILARDTSGTLWLYPGDGRGDWLPRTNLGTGWNALTAIVGSGDFNSDGTPDVLARDGSGVLWLYNGNGTGGWAWDRQKVGEGWNSMTAIVAPGDFNGDGRPDIVARDGSGSLFLYPSASDGAWLPTVRIGQGWNGMTALL; encoded by the coding sequence GTGCGCCGCTTTTCTGACCGGGGGCGGTCCCGCTGGGGCACTTTGGTTGCGGCAGCCGGAGTGGCGTCGCTATTAATTTCCGGACTCCCAACTTCTCCTGCTGCGGCAGACATCGTCGCGGACATCATCGACGTGGGGCCCGAAGCCAGCGACGTAGCGGTCAACCCCGTCACCAATACTGTGTATGTCACTACCCGCGATGGGCTGACCGTCATTAATGGAAAAACACAGGCCACAGTCAAAATAACGACGGGGAGCACCCCGGTGGCTGTCGCGGTTAACACTGCGACCAACAAGATCTACCTCAGCCTCAAAAGTGACCCATCCGCGCCGGGATCCGTGGCCATTGTCAACGGTGCCACTCATGCCGTCGCCAGAGTTACGGTGGGCGCCGCTCCCGGAGAGCTGGTCATCGACCAGAAGACCAACAAGATCTACGCGGGCACCCTTGACGGCGTTTCCGTCATTAACGGAAGCACCAACGCCAGCACCATCATCAACTCCGGATCGGTCAGTACGCTGGTCATCAATCAGGTGACCCATCGGCTGTATACCCTGGGTGGAGGTGGCCTCAATGTCATCGACACTGCAACCAACGCCGTAACTCGCATTGACCTGGGCACCAATGCAATGCCGAGCTACTTGGCCGTCAATCAGGTGACCAACAAGGTCTACGTCGCCGTACGGGCGCGGCAGTATGCAGCGCTGGAAGTTGTTGATGGAGCCACAAACCAAGCAGGCGGGATGTTCTCCGATCTCAACGCCAGCCCCACGTCCCTCTCCGTGGACGAAAAGAACAATCGGGTCTACTTCGGCCGGACTTCACTGGGCGATGGCACCATTTCATCGCGGACCGGGCTGCTGGCGATATTCGACGACGGCGGACCGGGGCGGGTCGATATCAGAACCGGCGCGGCGCCAGGAGCGATTGCCGTCAACGGAACCACCAACAAGGTGTATTTTGAGGCCGGCTACAGGGGCACCACGGTGGTCGATGGTAAGAGCTTTGCTCTCTCCACACTGTCACACCCCTTTACGGGCACCCTGGCCGTCAATGAGGCCACCAACAAAATCTACGCAAGCAATTGGCAAGGGTCCGTAACGATCATTGACGGGAACAGCCCCACACCCCTGAAAAACGACTTCAGCGGTGATCGAAAGACGGACCTGTTGGCCCGCGACGCTTCGGGTGTCTTGTGGCTCTACCCGGGAAACGGGGCCGCCGGATGGCTCCCCCGCACCCAAGTGGGTTCGGCGTGGAACTCCATGACCGCCGTCGTCAGTCCCGGCGACTTTAACGGCGACAAGAAACCGGACGTTCTTGCTCGCGATGGTGCCGGCCACCTGTGGATGTACCCGGGAAACGGGGCGGGTGGTTGGCTGGCGCGGGTTCACGTCGGGTCGGGCTGGAATGCCATCACGGCCATCGTTACGCCAGGGGACTTCAATGGGGACGGCACCGCCGACATCCTCGCCCGCGATACTTCCGGGACCCTCTGGCTGTACCCCGGCGACGGTCGGGGAGATTGGTTGCCCAGGACCAATCTAGGGACCGGCTGGAACGCGCTGACGGCAATTGTTGGCTCGGGTGACTTCAACAGCGATGGCACCCCCGATGTCCTTGCCCGTGACGGATCCGGTGTCCTCTGGCTCTACAACGGGAACGGCACCGGAGGCTGGGCATGGGACCGCCAGAAGGTCGGTGAGGGTTGGAACAGCATGACGGCCATCGTCGCCCCAGGAGATTTCAACGGTGACGGGCGGCCGGACATTGTGGCCCGCGATGGCAGCGGCTCACTCTTCTTGTACCCGAGCGCCAGCGATGGAGCGTGGCTGCCTACCGTCCGGATCGGACAGGGCTGGAATGGCATGACCGCCCTGCTCTAG